The Paenibacillus thermoaerophilus genome segment GCCGGTTGACCGCCGCTCCGTACTTCTGGTCGCCGTACAGCGGACATCCTGCGGCTGATAGCTGCACCCGGATCTGATGGGGCCTTCCCGTGTGAAGGGACACCTCCAGCAGCGACAAGCCGCTTCCCGAGGCGACGGTCCGGTATTCGAGCGAGGCCTGCTTGCCGCCGGGATGATTCGGCGGCACGACCGAGACGGTGTTCGTCCGTTCGTTTTTGCTGAGCCAGTGCACAAGCAGGTCCTGCGGCTTCGGCGGCGCGCCGCGCACGACGGCGAGATACGTCTTGTCCAGCGTCCGCGTCCGCACCTGGTCGGACAAGCGGGAAGCGGCCTTGGACGTCTTGGCGAACACCATGACGCCGCCTACCGGCCGGTCCAGCCGGTGGACGAGGCCGAGGTAGACGTTGCCGGGCTTGCCGTACCGCTTCTTGATGTCTTCCTTCAGCAGCGTCAGCAAGTCCGGATCGCGGGAGTCGTCCGCCTGCGACGGCATGTTGCGCGGCTTGACGACGACCAGCAGGTGATTGTCTTCATAGAGAATCGGGATCGGGGAGGAATCGGCCATTCGGTTACGCCTCCCAGCGTCCGAGCATGCCCGCCGGCAGCACGAGACCGCTGCGGGTTACCGGCAGGCCGATCTCGCCGGTCGTGATCCGCCCTTTGTGTTTGCGGCCGATCGTCAGCGTGAGCATGTTCTTGAGCACCGTCGGCGAGAAGCCGGTCGTATACGAGTTGATCAGCAGGAACAGCGGCTTGTCCGACAGCACCTCGCTGACCGTCTCGATGAAGCGGAACAGGTCGTTCTCCAGCTTCCAGGTTTCGCCGTTCGGTCCCCGCCCGTAGGAAGGGGGGTCCATAATGATCGCGTCGTACCGTTTGCCGCGGCGAATCTCGCGCTGCACGAACTTGAACGCGTCGTCCGTGATGAAACGGACCGGCCGGTCTCCGAGTCCGGACAGGTGCAGGTTTTCCTTGGCCCACTGGACGACGCCCTTCGACGCGTCCACGTGGCACACCTCTGCGCCGGCCGCCGCGCATGCGACCGTCGCGCCGCCGGTGTAAGCGAACAGGTTCAACACCTTGACGGGCCGGTTCGCCTTCGAGATCACGTCCATCATCCAGCGCCAGTTGGCCGCCTGCTCAGGGAACAAGCCGGTGTGCTTGAAGCCCGTCGGCTTGATGTGGAACGAGAGCGGACCCCAGGAGATCGTCCAGCGCTCCGGCAACTGTTTGCGGAATTCCCAGTGGCCTCCGCCCGAAGAGCTGCGGTGGTAATGGCCGTCCGCTTCGCGCCAGAGGCGGTATTCGTCCTGCAGGGGCCATATCACTTGCGGATCGGGCCGGCGCAATATATAGGAGCCCCAGCGCTCCAGCTTCTCGCCGCCTCCGGTGTCGATCAGTTCGTAATCTTTCCAGTCGTCAGCTAAAAACATGAGGGTTATTCTTTCCTTTCCGTTTTGGGCGAAATTTCATCGACTTATTGT includes the following:
- a CDS encoding RluA family pseudouridine synthase; translation: MADSSPIPILYEDNHLLVVVKPRNMPSQADDSRDPDLLTLLKEDIKKRYGKPGNVYLGLVHRLDRPVGGVMVFAKTSKAASRLSDQVRTRTLDKTYLAVVRGAPPKPQDLLVHWLSKNERTNTVSVVPPNHPGGKQASLEYRTVASGSGLSLLEVSLHTGRPHQIRVQLSAAGCPLYGDQKYGAAVNRPGEQLALWAARLGFRHPTTREPLVFACPPPDEAPWSLFPGTSLSTGR
- a CDS encoding class I SAM-dependent methyltransferase; protein product: MFLADDWKDYELIDTGGGEKLERWGSYILRRPDPQVIWPLQDEYRLWREADGHYHRSSSGGGHWEFRKQLPERWTISWGPLSFHIKPTGFKHTGLFPEQAANWRWMMDVISKANRPVKVLNLFAYTGGATVACAAAGAEVCHVDASKGVVQWAKENLHLSGLGDRPVRFITDDAFKFVQREIRRGKRYDAIIMDPPSYGRGPNGETWKLENDLFRFIETVSEVLSDKPLFLLINSYTTGFSPTVLKNMLTLTIGRKHKGRITTGEIGLPVTRSGLVLPAGMLGRWEA